A genomic stretch from Juglans microcarpa x Juglans regia isolate MS1-56 chromosome 3S, Jm3101_v1.0, whole genome shotgun sequence includes:
- the LOC121258670 gene encoding 40S ribosomal protein S19-3-like, translated as MATETTVKDVSPYEFVKAYSAHLKRSGKMELPEWADIVKTARFKELAPYNPDWYYVRATSMARKIYPRGGLGVASFRRICGGGQRNGSRPPHFCIHDSCMQEPPKPRK; from the exons ATGGCGACCGAGACGACTGTGAAGGACGTTTCGCCTTACGAGTTCGTGAAGGCCTACTCGGCTCATCTCAAGCGATCCGGCAAG ATGGAGCTGCCGGAGTGGGCAGATATTGTGAAGACTGCAAGGTTTAAGGAACTGGCTCCTTACAACCCTGATTGGTATTATGTGAGAGCTA CCTCCATGGCAAGGAAGATCTACCCGAGGGGAGGTCTTGGTGTTGCTTCTTTTAGAAGGATTTGTGGTGGGGGTCAGAGGAATGGAAGTCGTCCACCCCATTTCTGCATACATGATTCTTGTATGCAAGAACCACCAAAACCTCGAAAATGA